One Stenotrophomonas sp. SAU14A_NAIMI4_5 DNA segment encodes these proteins:
- a CDS encoding YdcH family protein: MFEDQPQSEIDARRARDPEFRALHDQHRKLNKKCMDAELGVLPIDDVTLGRMKREKLLAKQRLLRMYETPLATTSPTH, encoded by the coding sequence ATGTTTGAAGATCAGCCCCAGAGCGAGATCGACGCCCGTCGCGCGCGTGATCCGGAGTTCCGGGCACTCCATGACCAGCACCGCAAGTTGAACAAGAAGTGCATGGACGCGGAGCTGGGTGTACTCCCGATCGATGATGTCACCCTGGGTCGCATGAAGCGCGAGAAGCTGCTGGCCAAGCAACGCCTTCTGCGTATGTACGAAACACCGCTCGCAACGACGTCCCCCACGCACTGA
- a CDS encoding glycosyltransferase family 2 protein: MPAQIAVVIPSYKVTNHILGVIAGVGPEVGRIYVVDDRCPVGSGDFVEANCTDPRVVVLRHEENQGVGGAVMTGYRAAIAEGVEIIVKVDGDGQMDPALIPRFVAPILAGEADYTKGNRFFDLERISQMPRLRLFGNAGLSLLTKVSSGYWNLFDPTNGYTAVHTDVARHLPLGKISKRYFFETDMLFRLGTLRAAVVDVPMHARYADEVSNLRIGQVIGEFFVKNMRNAMKRIFYNYYLRDMSLASFELPVGILLLLFGVLFGASSWIHASATGTTASSGTVMLAAMPVLVGVQLILAFIGHDVRATPEKAIHIRSRVAPEREVAP, from the coding sequence ATGCCCGCCCAGATCGCAGTGGTGATTCCGTCCTACAAGGTCACAAATCACATTCTCGGAGTGATTGCAGGCGTCGGCCCGGAAGTGGGACGCATCTATGTTGTGGATGATCGCTGCCCGGTGGGGAGCGGTGACTTTGTTGAGGCCAACTGCACTGATCCGCGCGTCGTTGTTCTTCGCCATGAAGAAAACCAAGGTGTGGGCGGTGCGGTGATGACCGGATATCGGGCTGCGATCGCCGAAGGAGTGGAGATCATCGTCAAGGTGGATGGCGATGGTCAGATGGATCCTGCGCTGATTCCTCGCTTCGTTGCGCCGATTCTTGCAGGAGAGGCGGACTATACCAAGGGGAATCGCTTCTTCGATCTGGAGCGTATTTCCCAGATGCCGCGGCTTCGCCTGTTTGGTAACGCAGGTCTTTCGCTGCTGACGAAGGTGTCGTCCGGTTACTGGAATCTCTTCGATCCGACCAATGGATACACCGCAGTCCACACCGACGTGGCGCGTCACCTGCCGCTTGGGAAGATCAGCAAGCGCTACTTCTTTGAAACCGACATGCTGTTCCGGCTGGGAACGCTGCGGGCGGCTGTCGTGGACGTTCCCATGCATGCACGTTATGCCGACGAAGTCAGCAATCTACGCATCGGTCAGGTGATCGGCGAGTTCTTCGTGAAGAACATGCGCAATGCAATGAAGCGGATCTTCTATAACTATTATCTGCGGGATATGTCGCTGGCATCTTTTGAGCTGCCTGTCGGAATTCTGCTGCTACTGTTCGGCGTACTGTTCGGCGCCAGCAGCTGGATCCACGCCAGTGCCACCGGAACGACCGCGTCGAGTGGCACGGTAATGCTTGCGGCCATGCCCGTACTGGTTGGCGTGCAGCTCATTCTTGCGTTCATCGGTCACGACGTACGTGCCACGCCGGAAAAGGCTATCCATATAAGGAGCCGCGTGGCACCTGAGCGGGAAGTTGCGCCATGA
- a CDS encoding ABC transporter ATP-binding protein, protein MAFIQLDNVYLDLPIFEVQGRSLKRQVMRLGRKNSIAADNDGVIIVRALNDVSLRFEKGDRIGLIGHNGAGKSTLLRALAGIYAPTQGSINHEGKIVPLLDISLGMDDNSTGIQNIRLRGLLLGMTDEEIRAKTPEIAEFCELGDYLDLPVRTYSSGMRVRLAFAVSTAVEAEILLLDEVMGVGDASFMHKAQKRLQDLHSRAEIVVLAMHSNAEIRRVCNKVLWMDNGQVRMFGPTEEVVSAYEQFVGA, encoded by the coding sequence TGCCCATCTTCGAGGTCCAGGGTCGCTCACTTAAGCGACAGGTCATGCGCCTTGGCCGGAAGAATTCAATTGCCGCCGACAACGACGGCGTCATCATCGTGCGCGCACTGAATGATGTCAGCCTGCGTTTTGAAAAGGGGGATCGGATCGGCCTGATCGGGCACAACGGTGCGGGCAAGTCCACCCTGCTTCGAGCACTAGCCGGCATCTATGCCCCAACGCAGGGCAGCATCAACCACGAAGGAAAGATCGTGCCGTTGCTGGATATCAGCCTTGGCATGGATGACAACTCGACTGGCATCCAGAACATCCGGCTGCGCGGCCTGCTGCTGGGAATGACCGACGAAGAAATCCGCGCCAAGACGCCGGAGATCGCAGAATTCTGCGAACTGGGCGACTATCTGGACCTTCCTGTACGCACCTACTCCAGCGGCATGCGGGTCAGGCTGGCGTTCGCGGTTTCCACCGCGGTCGAGGCCGAAATCCTGCTGCTGGACGAAGTCATGGGCGTGGGTGACGCATCCTTCATGCACAAGGCACAGAAGCGACTCCAGGACCTCCACAGTCGCGCGGAAATCGTAGTGCTTGCCATGCACTCCAACGCGGAGATCCGCAGGGTCTGCAACAAGGTGCTCTGGATGGATAACGGCCAGGTACGGATGTTCGGCCCGACCGAAGAGGTCGTCAGCGCCTACGAGCAGTTTGTAGGCGCCTGA
- a CDS encoding OmpA family protein, translated as MKSISALALATALALPALAVAADNPMVGQLSQRLMNIQANPDTAELAAFERMQAQQAIATLDKAKRRDQELATYLAERRVEIAETSVRAALAAREVDRLDRTRSDLLIEASRRDAARARQEAEQLRMQAQVQAEEAERLRQAAEAETLARQDAENALTSVAGKQQQRLSSAQQNAAKLAREEAELVSGQKLPGSKFDARGEVFTLGGDAFGTGAASLSGGAKNQAKALAEYLNIGKKGRVRIEAYDSANGVGQKRAEALRDALVSAGVASSRIQVSGKKAASTKARSAEVIVAP; from the coding sequence ATGAAGTCGATTTCCGCCCTGGCCCTGGCCACCGCGCTGGCCCTGCCGGCCCTGGCTGTCGCCGCCGACAACCCGATGGTCGGCCAGCTGAGCCAGCGCCTGATGAACATCCAGGCCAATCCCGACACCGCTGAGCTGGCTGCCTTCGAGCGCATGCAGGCCCAGCAGGCCATTGCCACCCTGGACAAGGCCAAGCGCCGCGACCAGGAACTGGCCACCTACCTGGCCGAGCGCCGGGTCGAGATTGCCGAAACCAGCGTGCGCGCCGCCCTGGCCGCCCGCGAGGTCGACCGCCTGGACCGCACCCGCAGCGACCTGCTGATCGAAGCCAGCCGCCGCGACGCCGCCCGTGCCCGCCAGGAAGCCGAACAGCTGCGCATGCAGGCGCAGGTGCAGGCCGAGGAGGCCGAGCGCCTGCGCCAGGCCGCCGAAGCCGAGACCCTGGCCCGCCAGGACGCCGAGAACGCCCTGACCAGCGTGGCTGGCAAGCAGCAGCAGCGCCTCAGCTCGGCCCAGCAGAACGCCGCCAAGCTGGCGCGCGAGGAAGCCGAGCTGGTGTCCGGGCAGAAGCTGCCGGGCTCGAAGTTCGACGCCCGCGGCGAGGTCTTCACCCTCGGCGGCGACGCCTTCGGTACCGGTGCGGCCAGCCTGTCCGGCGGTGCGAAGAACCAGGCGAAGGCCCTGGCCGAGTACCTGAACATCGGCAAGAAGGGCCGGGTCCGGATCGAGGCCTATGACAGCGCCAATGGCGTCGGCCAGAAGCGCGCCGAAGCCCTGCGTGATGCGCTGGTCTCAGCCGGTGTCGCCAGCAGCCGGATCCAGGTCAGCGGCAAGAAGGCAGCGTCCACCAAGGCACGCTCGGCCGAGGTCATCGTCGCCCCGTAA
- a CDS encoding pyridoxal-phosphate dependent enzyme: MPIHSSVLELIGQTPIVKAQRLDTGVCELYLKLENANPGGSIKDRIGLSMIEAAEQRGDLKPGATLVEGTAGNTGLGLALVAQQKGYKLILVVPDKMSREKIFNLKAMGAEVRLTRSDVAKGHPEYYQDLAKTIADQTPGAYFINQFGNPDNPAAHEFGTGPEILEQMGGDLDAIVFGCGSSGTMTGLSRAFATLSPKTELVLADPVGSILAEYINDGNLNDKSGSWLVEGIGEDFLPSISDFSRVKKAYAITDAESFHTARELLGKEGILGGSSTGTLLAAALKYCKEQTTPKKVLVLVCDTGNKYLSKMYNDYWMLDNGFLERPQHGDLRDLILRPYGQRDTVVIGPNDLLTTAYQRMKLYDVSQLPVMDGDQLVGIVDESDVLLHVYGDEARFRDPVATAMVSKLDRLDVKSPIEALLPVFDRGQVAIVMDGGTFLGLITRIDLLNYLRRRVQ, from the coding sequence ATGCCCATCCATTCCTCCGTCCTCGAACTCATCGGCCAGACCCCCATCGTCAAGGCCCAGCGCCTGGATACCGGTGTCTGCGAGCTCTACCTGAAGCTCGAGAACGCCAACCCGGGCGGATCGATCAAGGACCGCATCGGTCTGTCGATGATCGAAGCAGCGGAACAGCGCGGCGACCTCAAGCCCGGCGCGACCCTGGTCGAAGGCACTGCCGGCAATACCGGCCTGGGCCTGGCACTGGTGGCGCAGCAGAAGGGCTACAAGCTGATCCTGGTCGTGCCCGACAAGATGAGCCGCGAAAAGATCTTCAACCTGAAGGCGATGGGCGCCGAAGTGCGCCTGACCCGTTCGGACGTGGCCAAGGGCCACCCGGAGTACTACCAGGACCTGGCCAAGACCATCGCCGACCAGACCCCGGGCGCGTACTTCATCAACCAGTTCGGCAACCCGGACAACCCGGCCGCGCACGAATTCGGCACCGGCCCGGAAATCCTTGAGCAGATGGGCGGTGACCTCGACGCCATCGTGTTCGGCTGCGGCAGCTCGGGCACCATGACCGGCCTGTCGCGCGCCTTCGCCACGCTGTCGCCGAAGACCGAGCTGGTGCTGGCCGATCCGGTCGGCTCGATCCTGGCCGAGTACATCAACGACGGCAACCTGAACGACAAGTCGGGCAGCTGGCTGGTGGAAGGCATCGGCGAGGACTTCCTGCCGTCGATCTCCGACTTCAGCCGCGTCAAGAAGGCGTATGCGATCACCGATGCAGAGAGCTTCCACACCGCCCGCGAGCTGCTGGGCAAGGAAGGCATCCTCGGTGGTTCGTCCACCGGCACCCTGCTGGCAGCGGCCCTGAAGTACTGCAAGGAACAGACCACGCCGAAGAAGGTGCTGGTGCTGGTGTGCGACACCGGCAACAAGTACCTGTCGAAGATGTACAACGACTACTGGATGCTGGACAACGGCTTCCTGGAGCGCCCGCAGCACGGCGACCTGCGCGACCTGATCCTGCGCCCCTACGGCCAGCGCGACACTGTCGTAATCGGCCCGAACGACCTGCTGACCACCGCCTACCAGCGCATGAAGCTGTATGACGTGTCGCAGCTGCCGGTGATGGACGGCGACCAGCTGGTCGGCATCGTCGATGAAAGCGACGTGCTGCTGCATGTCTATGGTGACGAAGCCCGCTTCCGCGATCCGGTCGCCACGGCCATGGTCAGCAAGCTGGACCGCCTAGACGTGAAGTCGCCGATCGAGGCCCTGCTGCCGGTGTTCGACCGCGGCCAGGTGGCCATCGTGATGGATGGCGGCACCTTCCTCGGGCTGATCACCCGCATCGATCTGCTGAACTATCTGCGCCGCCGCGTGCAGTAA
- a CDS encoding DUF2142 domain-containing protein yields the protein MSRVGASVVSGPEVRSIASYGGVACLLLLVFGIIWQALTPSFQAPDEFDHVKRAYMLSQGQILLDTSNGQPSGGDVDVGLTRYMDHFTPLAGKHQVKLTGEILVSARAERWAGQSERATQPGTAYYLPVLYAPQALGLWVGKTINLSVDQSYRLSRLFTLLACVGLLYWAFRLFPPPPLVLALLLLPMSSFLLGFAVLDGMSMSMAVLAFSAFWRIVALQDDRRSTAIIMMVALGLFAACRANTLPFLLLPFVAAWYRRDKRLAIGAAVLTVLVLAWTVVTIKTTVYPPGARNIDHLARLTSYLFDPMRFGGMMHKTLTSPGVAEYYYNSFLGVLGWLDTPLGPRHYTVFALLLVVCGATSIAWPQFRGTGLARWSMVLALSVAILLTYLAMLVQWTIDDTGIIQGVQGRYFQIPAIALAYALGANPRPLAVSMEWLSRILVLCIALATAFSVSTVLALRYMMVDGQRIGNGLTLTPSNVLSAERAVALGFPEEQVQNPQSLAELKLLLGTYARRNSGKAELRLWSKQGDTFRSTFDMASLVDNGYLSIDLDDKPYVGGELRALQGEGVSVWEVRQADGDLQGTCVVLVPTQGAAMSPTEACPLPQ from the coding sequence ATGAGTCGCGTTGGAGCCAGTGTTGTAAGCGGCCCTGAAGTTCGTTCAATCGCCAGCTATGGTGGGGTGGCCTGCCTCCTGCTGCTGGTGTTTGGCATCATCTGGCAAGCATTGACGCCCTCGTTCCAGGCGCCAGACGAGTTTGATCACGTCAAGCGTGCCTACATGCTCAGCCAAGGGCAGATCCTGCTCGATACGTCGAATGGCCAGCCATCGGGTGGCGACGTTGATGTTGGTCTGACAAGGTACATGGATCACTTCACGCCTCTTGCCGGCAAACACCAAGTTAAACTGACCGGGGAAATTCTCGTGTCGGCGCGCGCTGAACGCTGGGCGGGACAGTCCGAGCGTGCCACCCAGCCTGGTACTGCCTATTACCTGCCTGTCCTCTACGCGCCGCAGGCTCTCGGGCTCTGGGTTGGAAAGACGATCAACCTGAGTGTTGATCAGTCTTACCGGTTGTCCAGACTCTTCACGCTGTTGGCTTGCGTCGGCTTGTTGTACTGGGCATTCCGACTGTTCCCGCCGCCGCCGCTGGTACTGGCATTGCTGCTGCTGCCGATGTCGAGTTTCCTGTTGGGTTTTGCCGTGCTCGATGGCATGTCCATGAGCATGGCGGTACTGGCGTTCTCTGCCTTCTGGCGGATCGTGGCACTCCAGGATGACAGACGCTCGACCGCGATCATCATGATGGTCGCGCTGGGATTGTTTGCTGCATGTCGTGCCAATACGCTGCCGTTCCTGCTGTTGCCCTTTGTGGCGGCCTGGTACCGGCGTGACAAGCGACTGGCTATCGGTGCCGCCGTGCTCACGGTACTGGTGCTGGCCTGGACCGTGGTGACGATCAAGACAACGGTCTATCCGCCCGGAGCCCGCAATATCGATCACCTGGCGCGGCTGACCAGCTATCTGTTCGATCCGATGAGGTTCGGCGGCATGATGCACAAGACGCTCACCAGCCCCGGTGTTGCGGAGTATTACTACAACTCGTTCCTGGGGGTGCTGGGTTGGTTGGACACGCCACTGGGCCCGCGCCACTACACTGTGTTTGCCCTGCTGCTGGTGGTCTGCGGCGCCACGTCGATTGCCTGGCCCCAGTTCCGCGGAACTGGACTGGCACGCTGGTCGATGGTACTCGCGCTCAGCGTTGCGATCCTGCTTACTTATCTGGCGATGCTGGTGCAATGGACCATTGACGACACTGGCATCATTCAGGGGGTGCAGGGCCGCTACTTCCAGATCCCGGCCATCGCGCTGGCGTATGCGCTGGGGGCCAATCCGCGTCCTCTCGCCGTTTCGATGGAATGGCTCAGCCGGATACTTGTACTGTGCATTGCACTCGCTACGGCGTTCTCGGTATCTACGGTTCTCGCATTGCGCTACATGATGGTTGACGGTCAGCGCATTGGAAATGGGCTGACGCTCACGCCAAGCAACGTGCTGAGCGCCGAGCGTGCCGTTGCCCTCGGCTTCCCGGAAGAGCAGGTGCAGAATCCGCAGTCGCTTGCCGAACTTAAACTTCTGCTGGGGACCTATGCCCGCCGCAACTCGGGCAAAGCGGAGCTGCGTCTGTGGAGCAAGCAGGGCGACACTTTCAGAAGTACATTCGATATGGCGAGTCTGGTCGACAATGGTTACCTGTCCATTGACCTGGACGACAAACCGTACGTCGGAGGAGAACTGCGGGCGCTGCAGGGTGAAGGAGTCAGTGTATGGGAGGTGCGTCAGGCTGACGGCGATCTTCAGGGGACCTGTGTCGTATTGGTCCCCACCCAAGGCGCGGCAATGAGTCCCACAGAAGCCTGCCCGTTGCCTCAGTAG
- a CDS encoding glycosyltransferase, giving the protein MDQVLDVFSSTPGGTSAETIYLRELNNDALQLLRVQLASTHAFALGESEADARLTPLAGPSNSALVLGIGGGLHASVQHVLDHLSNHPDTRRLVLVAGSEMADGTPGVLAFWQEVLPSRTLPGNGAIELLVDPAYCSELARNANINVPLDLAPLLDATTKAALEGTGLVRALWTELLLSRIHAASASHERRQLLHRQEVLTRSLNRTSLSAQASVGAMSQAHSRITDLLHSRSWRVTAPMRAAGMLVRRARNMYHRLRGHAGTALRLRAERGTKGVLKEFIRIASSPRSAMKYFRHQDAASNRQQPVYKLPPASPALTELSLRVLIIADMNLAQCTKYRVLQKQQMIQDLGIDCSIVRWEDLDNARGLLSTHTVAIFYRVPGFEQQLESIARAKALGMRTIWEVDDLIFDESLYQTNSNLADLDQRTRQSLLNGVPLYRAAMLACDHCIASTVALAEAMRSVGAARVDVVNNALDDQTLLIAEEINAKPQRKDGLVRVVYGSGSASHDSDFRQCADAMLATLREHYHVRLTIVGTLNLPPAFKEVEDQIERLPPVDYASFLERISRCDINIAPLEPSVFNDAKSNIKYLEAAILKLPSICSPSQEYRNTIVHGETGMLAASPGEWKACLDELIADAALRQRIGKQAYRHVVEHYTPQVVAREQVLPLFKEIERFEPARPRILGVNIFFEPRSFGGATIVAEEIARCINASGKAEYAMVTSLPCSDAPPYNLVRYRSSAAEVFAMGLPFEADPAFDFDNPFTPGAFRQILRAWRPDVVHLHSIQGFGVQIAEACQEAGIPYVVTMHDAWWICARQFMITGEGKYCHQSKVDLNVCAKCVANPVLNPYRQHRLHEVLSGAAMMLAPSRFFRGVYVDNGFDPSRVQINKNGVVPPRRSVTREPLARRKLRLGFVGGEGPAKGSELIKEALRQLPHTNYELHVVDAALNLGRRHIFEETWGIPGTLKIVPAYTQSTIDDFFASVDVLLFPTQCKESFGLTVREAMLRDTWVIATDAGGAVEDIIDGANGDIVPLINGFEPFREALRRLLDNPEQLDGYHNPHPELIRVFSDQADELLGFMGEVMERFPARHLALPRD; this is encoded by the coding sequence ATGGACCAGGTACTTGACGTCTTCTCATCCACTCCAGGAGGGACGAGCGCGGAGACGATCTACCTCAGGGAACTCAACAACGACGCGCTGCAGTTGCTGCGCGTCCAGTTGGCATCCACGCACGCGTTTGCCTTGGGTGAGTCCGAGGCAGACGCCCGCCTGACGCCCTTGGCAGGCCCCAGCAACAGCGCACTCGTACTGGGAATTGGTGGCGGCCTGCACGCATCGGTGCAGCATGTGCTGGATCACCTGTCCAACCATCCGGATACTCGGCGCCTGGTATTGGTGGCGGGCAGCGAGATGGCGGACGGCACGCCAGGCGTTCTGGCGTTCTGGCAGGAAGTTCTTCCCTCGCGCACACTGCCCGGCAACGGCGCGATCGAGCTTCTGGTCGACCCAGCCTATTGCAGTGAATTGGCGCGGAACGCCAACATCAACGTTCCCTTGGATCTTGCGCCTCTGCTCGATGCCACGACCAAGGCAGCCCTTGAAGGTACCGGCCTGGTCCGAGCGCTCTGGACCGAACTGCTGCTATCGAGGATTCATGCAGCAAGCGCGTCCCACGAGCGCCGACAACTGCTGCACCGGCAAGAGGTGCTGACGCGCTCGCTCAACCGCACGAGCCTGTCGGCACAGGCTTCGGTTGGCGCCATGAGCCAGGCGCATTCCCGCATCACCGATCTGCTTCACTCACGCTCCTGGCGAGTCACCGCCCCCATGCGGGCGGCCGGCATGCTCGTGCGTCGTGCACGCAACATGTACCACCGGCTGCGCGGACACGCAGGCACCGCTCTTCGCCTGCGCGCCGAACGTGGCACAAAGGGCGTGCTGAAGGAATTCATTCGAATCGCCTCCAGTCCGCGCTCGGCGATGAAGTACTTCCGCCACCAGGATGCCGCATCGAACCGGCAGCAACCGGTGTACAAGCTGCCCCCCGCCAGCCCCGCCCTGACCGAGCTGAGCCTTCGCGTGCTCATCATTGCGGACATGAACCTGGCTCAGTGCACCAAGTATCGTGTGCTGCAGAAGCAGCAGATGATCCAGGATCTGGGTATTGATTGCAGCATCGTGCGCTGGGAAGACCTGGACAATGCGCGCGGTCTTCTCAGCACACACACCGTCGCCATTTTCTATCGGGTACCAGGCTTCGAGCAGCAGCTTGAATCAATCGCACGCGCGAAAGCACTGGGCATGCGCACGATCTGGGAAGTGGATGATCTTATTTTTGATGAGTCGCTCTATCAGACCAACAGCAATCTGGCAGACCTGGACCAGCGCACCCGCCAGTCCCTGCTCAACGGCGTTCCACTCTACCGCGCCGCAATGCTGGCCTGCGACCACTGCATCGCTTCGACCGTCGCACTGGCCGAAGCCATGCGCAGCGTGGGCGCTGCCAGGGTTGACGTGGTCAACAATGCGCTCGACGACCAGACGCTGCTGATCGCCGAAGAAATCAACGCCAAGCCGCAGCGCAAGGATGGCCTGGTCCGAGTGGTGTACGGCTCAGGCTCGGCATCGCATGACTCCGACTTCCGCCAATGTGCCGATGCCATGCTGGCGACGCTTCGTGAGCATTACCACGTGCGGCTGACCATTGTGGGAACGCTCAATCTCCCGCCTGCGTTCAAGGAAGTGGAGGATCAGATCGAACGGCTGCCCCCCGTCGACTACGCCTCCTTCCTGGAACGGATCTCCCGCTGCGATATCAACATCGCGCCGTTGGAACCCAGCGTATTCAACGACGCGAAGTCCAACATCAAGTACCTGGAAGCGGCCATCCTGAAGCTGCCGTCCATCTGCTCGCCGTCACAGGAGTACCGCAACACCATCGTGCATGGCGAGACCGGCATGCTCGCCGCTTCTCCCGGAGAATGGAAAGCCTGCCTGGACGAGTTGATCGCAGACGCCGCACTCCGCCAACGCATCGGTAAGCAGGCCTACCGGCACGTAGTGGAGCACTACACGCCGCAGGTAGTGGCGCGCGAACAGGTTCTTCCGTTGTTCAAGGAGATCGAGCGCTTCGAACCGGCGCGTCCACGGATCCTGGGTGTGAACATCTTCTTCGAGCCACGCAGCTTTGGCGGTGCCACCATCGTGGCCGAGGAAATCGCGCGTTGCATCAACGCAAGCGGGAAGGCCGAGTACGCCATGGTCACCTCCCTGCCGTGCAGTGATGCTCCTCCCTACAATCTGGTGCGCTACCGCTCATCGGCTGCCGAAGTATTTGCAATGGGTCTCCCGTTCGAGGCCGACCCCGCGTTCGATTTCGACAACCCGTTCACTCCCGGAGCATTCCGCCAGATTCTCCGCGCCTGGCGGCCAGACGTCGTGCACCTGCACTCCATCCAGGGCTTTGGCGTGCAGATCGCCGAAGCGTGCCAGGAGGCCGGTATTCCCTACGTGGTCACCATGCATGACGCATGGTGGATCTGTGCACGTCAGTTCATGATTACCGGCGAGGGCAAGTACTGCCATCAGAGCAAGGTGGATCTCAATGTCTGCGCCAAGTGCGTGGCCAACCCGGTGCTGAACCCGTATCGCCAGCACCGCCTGCACGAAGTGCTTTCCGGCGCAGCAATGATGCTGGCTCCAAGCCGCTTCTTCCGAGGCGTCTACGTGGACAATGGATTCGATCCATCACGCGTACAAATCAACAAGAATGGCGTGGTGCCGCCCCGCAGGTCGGTCACCCGTGAACCTCTTGCCCGGCGCAAGCTCAGGCTGGGATTCGTCGGAGGTGAGGGCCCGGCCAAGGGTAGCGAGCTGATCAAGGAAGCGCTGCGCCAGCTCCCCCATACCAACTACGAACTGCACGTCGTCGATGCCGCCCTGAACCTGGGCCGCCGCCACATTTTTGAAGAAACCTGGGGCATTCCCGGTACGCTGAAGATCGTCCCTGCGTATACCCAGTCAACCATTGACGACTTCTTCGCAAGCGTGGATGTGCTCCTGTTCCCGACCCAGTGCAAAGAGAGTTTCGGCTTGACGGTTCGCGAGGCAATGCTGCGCGATACCTGGGTCATTGCCACGGATGCGGGCGGCGCTGTGGAGGACATCATTGACGGGGCGAACGGCGACATCGTGCCGCTCATCAACGGCTTTGAACCCTTCCGCGAAGCGCTGCGCCGACTCTTGGACAATCCGGAACAACTGGACGGCTATCACAACCCACACCCGGAGCTGATCCGCGTTTTCTCTGATCAAGCTGATGAATTGCTCGGGTTCATGGGCGAGGTGATGGAGCGTTTTCCCGCAAGGCATCTTGCTCTTCCGCGCGACTGA